The following coding sequences lie in one Listeria ivanovii subsp. londoniensis genomic window:
- the mnmE gene encoding tRNA uridine-5-carboxymethylaminomethyl(34) synthesis GTPase MnmE, with translation MEFDTIAAISTPPGEGAIAIIRLSGPEAIQIADRIFYAKNSLSEAASHTIHYGHIKEDGEVIEEVMVTVMRAPKTFTREDVVEINAHGGIVSVNRVLQLLLRNGANLAEPGEFTKRAFLNGRIDLSQAEAVMDLIRAKTDRAMGVAIRQMDGNLSRLIRNLRQEILDALAQVEVNIDYPEYDDVEEMTQRMLLEKTELVRASVEQLLQTASQGKILREGLATAIIGRPNVGKSSLLNQLIQEEKAIVTDIAGTTRDIIEEYVNVRGVPLRLIDTAGIRETEDIVEKIGVERSRKALADADFILLVLNQNEELTVEDEALFEAAAGHHYVVVLNKTDLETKLDINRVRKLAGNNPIVSTSLVNDEGLEALEEAIKTLFFAGDIDAGDATYVSNVRHIALLHQALESLNAVTTGIQLGMPVDIVQIDMTRAWDLLGEITGDSVQDELLDQLFNQFCLGK, from the coding sequence ATGGAATTTGATACTATTGCTGCAATCTCAACACCGCCGGGAGAAGGGGCCATTGCTATTATTAGATTAAGCGGTCCAGAGGCGATTCAGATAGCGGATCGTATTTTTTATGCCAAAAATAGTTTAAGTGAGGCAGCTAGTCATACAATTCATTATGGTCATATTAAAGAAGATGGTGAAGTAATAGAGGAAGTCATGGTAACAGTTATGCGTGCTCCAAAGACGTTTACACGAGAAGACGTAGTAGAAATCAACGCACATGGTGGAATTGTTTCGGTTAATCGTGTGCTCCAATTACTGCTACGAAATGGGGCTAATTTAGCAGAACCAGGCGAATTCACAAAACGTGCTTTTCTAAATGGAAGAATTGATTTGTCACAAGCGGAAGCGGTAATGGATTTAATTCGCGCAAAAACGGACCGGGCGATGGGTGTTGCAATCAGACAAATGGACGGGAATTTATCAAGATTGATTCGCAATTTACGCCAAGAGATTTTAGATGCACTCGCGCAAGTCGAAGTAAACATTGATTATCCTGAATATGATGATGTAGAAGAAATGACTCAGCGAATGCTACTGGAAAAAACAGAACTAGTTCGCGCATCCGTGGAACAATTACTACAAACCGCGAGCCAAGGAAAAATTCTCCGTGAAGGACTTGCAACAGCAATTATTGGACGACCAAATGTCGGGAAATCTTCATTACTAAACCAATTAATTCAAGAAGAAAAAGCGATTGTAACTGATATTGCTGGAACAACAAGAGATATCATAGAAGAATACGTCAATGTTCGCGGAGTGCCACTACGTTTGATTGACACAGCAGGAATTCGTGAAACAGAAGATATCGTGGAAAAAATTGGCGTAGAGCGTTCCAGAAAAGCGTTGGCGGATGCTGATTTTATCCTTTTAGTATTAAACCAAAATGAAGAGTTAACAGTAGAAGATGAAGCGTTGTTTGAAGCAGCTGCTGGTCATCATTATGTCGTTGTTTTAAATAAAACCGATTTAGAAACAAAGCTTGATATAAATAGAGTACGTAAACTTGCGGGAAACAACCCAATTGTCTCGACTTCTTTAGTGAACGATGAAGGTTTAGAAGCTTTAGAAGAAGCAATTAAAACGTTATTTTTTGCGGGAGATATTGATGCCGGTGACGCAACATACGTATCAAATGTTCGCCACATTGCGTTACTACACCAAGCGCTAGAGTCTTTAAATGCGGTAACAACAGGAATTCAGCTCGGGATGCCAGTGGATATTGTCCAAATTGATATGACTCGCGCATGGGATTTACTTGGTGAAATTACTGGTGATTCTGTACAAGATGAGTTACTTGATCAGTTATTTAATCAATTTTGCCTTGGAAAATGA
- the mnmG gene encoding tRNA uridine-5-carboxymethylaminomethyl(34) synthesis enzyme MnmG, translated as MQTYDAGTFDVIVVGAGHAGVEAGLASGRMGAKTLMLTINLDMVAFMPCNPSVGGPAKGVVVREIDALGGEMGRNTDKTYIQMRMLNTGKGPAVRALRAQADKWDYQHEMKHTIEKEENITLRQGLVDRLVIEDGVCKGVITNSGAIYYAETVVITTGTFSRGEIIVGELRYSSGPNNQQPSVKLSEHLEELGFELRRFKTGTPPRVKSSTIDYSKTEEQPGDEHARAFSFDTVEMIMDQLPCWLTYTNETTHEIIQANLHRSPMFTATKKGTGARYCPSIEDKIVRFSDKPRHQIFLEPEGRNTEEVYVQGLSTSLPEEVQREMLRTIPGLENVEMMRVGYAIEYDAVMPDQLWPSLETKLVEGLFTAGQINGTSGYEEAAGQGLMAGINAARKVFKKEPVILGRDQAYIGVLIDDLVTKGTEEPYRLLTSRAEYRLLLRHDNADLRLTEIGHEIGLISDERYERFLAKQSAIEAEKTRLQKTRIKPTTEVQTMLKEIGSGELKDGILAADLLRRPEITYDKIAEIVSRETFVTDDVAEQVEIQVKYEGYIEKSKLQVEKMKRMEDKKIPENIDYDAISGLATEALEKLKKIEPLSIAQASRISGVNPADISILLVYIEQGKIAKVK; from the coding sequence TTGCAAACTTATGATGCAGGAACTTTTGATGTCATCGTTGTTGGTGCAGGACATGCCGGTGTAGAAGCTGGTCTAGCTAGTGGCCGAATGGGTGCCAAAACACTGATGTTAACGATAAATTTAGATATGGTCGCTTTTATGCCATGTAACCCTTCTGTTGGTGGTCCAGCAAAAGGCGTTGTTGTACGAGAAATTGATGCACTCGGCGGAGAAATGGGCCGTAATACAGATAAAACTTACATTCAAATGCGGATGTTAAATACAGGTAAAGGACCAGCTGTTCGCGCATTACGAGCTCAAGCCGACAAATGGGACTATCAACACGAAATGAAGCATACCATTGAAAAAGAAGAAAATATTACTTTACGGCAAGGGCTTGTTGATCGTTTAGTAATAGAAGACGGGGTTTGCAAAGGTGTCATTACGAATAGTGGCGCAATTTACTACGCAGAAACAGTAGTTATTACAACGGGAACTTTCTCACGTGGAGAAATCATTGTTGGTGAACTGCGCTATTCAAGCGGTCCGAATAACCAACAACCATCTGTGAAACTTTCTGAACACTTAGAAGAACTTGGCTTTGAGTTACGCCGCTTTAAAACAGGAACCCCACCACGCGTAAAATCCAGTACGATTGATTATTCCAAAACAGAAGAACAACCGGGTGATGAGCACGCACGCGCATTTAGCTTTGATACAGTCGAAATGATAATGGACCAATTACCGTGCTGGCTAACTTATACCAACGAAACAACACACGAAATAATCCAAGCCAACTTACACCGGTCCCCAATGTTCACAGCAACGAAAAAAGGAACGGGCGCAAGATATTGTCCGTCGATTGAAGATAAAATCGTTCGTTTCAGCGACAAACCAAGGCACCAAATTTTCCTGGAACCAGAAGGCCGTAATACAGAAGAAGTCTATGTTCAAGGGCTTTCCACAAGCTTACCAGAAGAAGTACAACGAGAAATGTTAAGAACAATCCCAGGACTTGAAAACGTCGAAATGATGCGTGTTGGTTATGCGATTGAATACGATGCAGTTATGCCAGACCAACTTTGGCCATCGCTTGAAACAAAACTTGTAGAAGGTCTTTTCACAGCAGGACAAATTAACGGTACAAGTGGATACGAAGAAGCAGCAGGACAAGGTTTAATGGCAGGAATCAATGCCGCACGTAAAGTCTTCAAGAAAGAACCAGTAATCTTAGGTCGTGATCAAGCTTATATTGGAGTGTTAATTGATGACTTAGTAACAAAGGGAACCGAAGAGCCATACCGCTTACTGACTTCCCGTGCAGAATATCGGTTACTTTTACGTCATGATAATGCTGATTTACGTTTAACCGAAATCGGTCATGAAATTGGTCTCATTAGTGACGAACGATATGAACGCTTTTTAGCAAAACAAAGTGCGATTGAAGCGGAAAAAACAAGGCTTCAAAAAACTCGTATTAAACCAACTACAGAAGTTCAAACAATGTTAAAAGAAATTGGCTCTGGCGAATTAAAAGATGGCATTTTAGCAGCGGACTTACTCCGTCGTCCGGAAATCACCTACGACAAAATTGCTGAAATTGTTTCACGTGAAACATTTGTAACGGACGACGTCGCTGAACAAGTGGAAATTCAAGTGAAATATGAAGGCTATATTGAAAAATCTAAGCTACAAGTAGAAAAAATGAAACGTATGGAAGATAAAAAAATTCCGGAAAATATTGATTATGATGCTATTAGTGGTCTGGCAACAGAAGCACTAGAAAAATTGAAAAAGATCGAGCCACTTTCTATCGCCCAAGCTAGTCGTATCAGTGGTGTTAACCCAGCCGATATTTCCATTTTGCTTGTTTACATTGAGCAAGGAAAAATAGCAAAAGTAAAGTGA